In the genome of Pirellulales bacterium, one region contains:
- a CDS encoding magnesium chelatase, with product MHRPQTLAELTASGWQSKTVKQEIHDNFLRMLRDGEELFPGIIGYESTVIPEINIALLAGHDMLFLGEKGQAKSRLMRLLPRFLDEYVPYLDIPGTAVHEDPLRPITAAGKRFVAEHTPEHVPLGWWHRDQRYAERLAPGTKFADVIGEIDPAKLAGGVSLGTEEALSFGLIPRMHRGIFAMNELPELDELVQVGLFNILEERDVQIRGYPIQFDLDLLILFSANPSTYNRSGKVIPQLKDRIGTVIHTHYPRQRDQGISVMLQEAEIDLGGEFPVVVPYFMQEIIEQVTISARRSKYIDQQSGVSARFSIANFRTMVASARQRAIRLGERPAVPRISDLAHLQASSLGKLELDLMGSHQMNERQVLAATIADAIQIVFGEYVEKHGLEQIAQIFGEGVKIEVGDMLPSRSYVERLQRVPPIWDKAFEVNASQDPAVRASCVEFVLAGLHALDKISRAEHHGRIVYEV from the coding sequence ATGCATCGTCCCCAGACATTAGCGGAATTAACTGCCAGCGGCTGGCAATCCAAAACGGTCAAACAAGAAATTCACGATAACTTTCTACGAATGTTACGGGACGGGGAAGAACTGTTTCCTGGAATCATTGGATACGAAAGCACCGTCATTCCGGAAATCAATATCGCGCTGTTGGCCGGGCATGACATGCTGTTTTTAGGGGAAAAAGGACAGGCCAAGAGCCGATTGATGCGGCTACTGCCCCGTTTTTTGGACGAATATGTCCCGTACTTGGACATTCCCGGCACCGCCGTTCATGAGGACCCCTTACGGCCGATCACCGCCGCCGGAAAGCGGTTTGTGGCGGAGCACACGCCAGAGCATGTACCCCTTGGCTGGTGGCACCGCGATCAGCGCTATGCCGAGCGGCTGGCTCCCGGGACCAAATTTGCCGATGTCATCGGCGAAATCGACCCCGCCAAACTGGCCGGCGGCGTTAGCCTGGGGACGGAGGAAGCGCTTAGCTTTGGGCTGATCCCGCGCATGCATCGGGGCATCTTTGCAATGAATGAATTGCCGGAACTGGACGAACTGGTCCAGGTCGGCCTGTTTAATATCCTGGAAGAACGCGACGTGCAGATTCGCGGTTATCCCATCCAATTTGATCTGGACCTGCTGATTTTGTTTTCGGCCAATCCCAGCACGTACAATCGCTCGGGCAAGGTGATCCCGCAGTTAAAGGACCGCATTGGCACGGTCATCCATACGCATTATCCCCGCCAGCGCGACCAGGGGATTAGCGTCATGCTGCAGGAGGCGGAGATCGATCTAGGAGGGGAATTTCCCGTGGTCGTGCCGTATTTTATGCAAGAGATCATCGAGCAAGTCACCATCTCGGCCCGGCGGAGCAAGTATATCGACCAGCAATCTGGCGTCAGCGCGCGGTTTAGCATCGCCAACTTTCGTACCATGGTCGCCAGCGCCCGCCAACGGGCCATCCGCCTGGGGGAGCGTCCCGCCGTCCCGCGCATCAGCGATCTGGCCCATTTGCAGGCGTCATCCCTGGGCAAGCTGGAATTGGACCTGATGGGGAGCCACCAGATGAACGAGCGGCAAGTCCTGGCCGCGACCATCGCCGACGCGATTCAAATAGTGTTTGGCGAGTATGTCGAAAAGCACGGTCTGGAACAAATTGCCCAAATTTTTGGCGAAGGGGTCAAGATCGAGGTGGGTGACATGCTCCCCAGCCGGTCTTATGTCGAACGGCTGCAGCGCGTGCCGCCGATATGGGATAAGGCCTTTGAGGTGAATGCCAGCCAGGACCCGGCCGTGCGGGCCAGTTGCGTGGAGTTTGTCCTGGCGGGTCTACATGCCCTGGACAAAATCAGCCGAGCCGAACACCACGGGCGAATTGTGTATGAGGTGTAA
- a CDS encoding hydantoinase/oxoprolinase family protein has translation MHWLALDIGGAQLKAADGLGYAASQMFPLWEKPLQLTEALRGMLRAAPACDHLAVTMTGELADCFTTRTEGVQFILSAVSMVAEQRHTRVYLSDGLLMAPQLALRSPLKVAAANWHALAKYCGRFTRPGLAVLVDIGSTTTDIIPILDGKVATRSQTDTDRLLAGELVYTGVQRTPVAAVAAILPYRKNLIPAATERFATTWDVFITLGLLPEEPANLHTANGKPATRLHARDRLARMLCLDRDAFDEADAATLAEGVLRQQLGQIATGWGHVTGRFDQPVTSVVISGQGEFLARQLLERLRINCPVVALSAELGPQLSRCAPAHALAVLAREG, from the coding sequence ATGCATTGGCTGGCACTGGATATCGGCGGAGCGCAGCTTAAGGCGGCGGATGGCCTGGGCTATGCCGCCAGCCAGATGTTTCCGTTGTGGGAAAAGCCCTTGCAATTGACCGAAGCCCTGCGCGGCATGCTGCGGGCGGCTCCCGCGTGCGATCATTTGGCCGTGACGATGACGGGTGAACTGGCGGATTGCTTTACCACGCGGACCGAGGGGGTCCAGTTTATCCTGAGCGCGGTGTCCATGGTGGCGGAGCAGCGGCACACCCGCGTCTACCTCAGCGACGGCCTGCTGATGGCGCCGCAACTGGCGCTCCGTTCGCCGTTAAAGGTGGCCGCTGCCAACTGGCACGCCTTGGCCAAGTATTGCGGACGCTTTACTCGCCCCGGCTTGGCGGTGCTGGTGGATATTGGCTCGACCACGACGGATATTATTCCCATACTCGATGGCAAGGTCGCCACCCGCAGCCAGACCGACACCGACCGCCTGCTGGCTGGCGAACTGGTCTACACCGGCGTGCAGCGGACCCCCGTGGCGGCCGTCGCGGCGATCCTCCCCTATCGCAAAAATCTGATTCCCGCCGCAACCGAACGCTTTGCCACGACCTGGGATGTTTTTATAACCCTGGGCCTGCTCCCCGAGGAACCGGCGAATTTGCACACCGCGAATGGCAAGCCCGCCACCCGCCTGCACGCCCGCGACCGGCTGGCCCGGATGCTCTGTTTGGACCGGGACGCCTTTGACGAAGCGGACGCCGCCACCCTGGCCGAAGGGGTCCTGCGGCAGCAGTTGGGCCAAATCGCCACCGGTTGGGGGCATGTCACCGGCCGCTTTGACCAGCCCGTGACCAGCGTGGTGATCAGCGGGCAGGGGGAATTTTTGGCCCGGCAACTGTTGGAACGACTGCGGATCAATTGTCCGGTGGTGGCCCTCTCGGCGGAACTAGGGCCGCAACTGTCGCGCTGCGCTCCCGCGCATGCCCTGGCGGTCCTCGCGCGCGAAGGGTAG